The Chryseobacterium indologenes genomic sequence AAATGCAGTTTCTGGTGCTAAGAAAAAATAATCATTCAGATTACAAAAATTCAAGGGCTGTTTCTTAGAAGCAGCCTTTTTTCATGTGTTTATGTGAGCGATTTCAGATACTATCCTGGAAAGGTAGCTCTTGAAGATAATATAAAACTCGAAAAATGACATTTTGCCTCTCATCTTATCAAGCACCAAAAAAATAAGCGGACTCATGCCCGCCAGTGTAATTATCGAGGATAAATCTCTCTAAAATAATTTTCAACTCTCAACTTTCACCTCTTAAGGTGCTAATCTTGAAATCTTCCAATCCAAATTTTCGAGTTGATAGATAATTCTGTCATGAAGACGATTGGGTCTTCCCTGCCAGAATTCAATTTCATACGGTTTCGCAATATATCCTCCCCAGTTTTCAGGCCTTGGGACTTCACTGTTTTCGTATTTCTTTTCCAGGTCCTTCAGTCTTTCCTCCAGGAACTCTTTATTGGGAATCACCTGACTCTGTGGAGAGGCCACTGCTCCCAGCTGGCTTCCTTTCGGTCTTGAATGAAAATATCCGTCACTTAAGTTTTCAGCTACTTTTTCCAGGTTTGCTTTGATAATAATCTGTCTCTCCAGATTGGGCCAGAAGAAATGAAGACACGCCTTATGGTTGCTTGCTATCGCCTTTCCTTTTCTGCTGTCATAATTGGTATAAAAAATAAATCCTTCATGAGTATAAGCCTTAAGCAACACCATTCTTGTTCTCGGACAACCATCTTCTTCCATTGTAGAAACAGCCATAGCATTTGCTTCAGAGATCACAGCACTCTCACTTGCCTCCAAAAACCAATCCCTGAACTGCTCTATGGGATTTTGTTTTATCTCACTTTCAATAAGTTGGGATTTCTCATACACTTTTCTTTTGTCATGCAGGTTTTCCATAAATATTTTTTATTAAATTTGAGTATGAATCACTCATACAAAGGTAAAATATTAATCTCGACCCCTGACATTTCCGGCGATCTTTTTCAAGATCTGTAGTCTTGGTTATTGAACATAATGAAAGTGGTGCATTTGGTTTGATATTAAATAAAAAGAACAGCCAGATGAGTACTAAATTCAACGATTTTTTTGATTTTAAGATCGAAGTATATGATGGCGGGCCTGTAGAGAATGATAAAGTATTTTTTATTGTAAAAAGCAATAAAAAAGTTACTGAAATTTATACTGACATTACTGATGAGTATTATCTTACAGAAGATATTGAACGGATCATCAGTGCTGTTTTAAATAACGAACTGGATATCCACAACGTTAAAATCTTTTCGGGATATTCGGGATGGTCTCCCAACCAGCTCGATACCGAAGTACAAAGAAAAATGTGGACGGTAGTGGATGTTTATAATCTTGACTACACGCTTCCGAATGATCAGACTTTATGGAAATCTATCATGCAGAATCTTGGAGGTGAATTTTTACTATGGGCCAATTCCCCGGAAGATATATCATTGAATTAATAAAAGATCGGTAAACCTTTTGAAAATAATTAACAAATTTTAAGATTACGTTAACCAATTTTTAAAAAACTTTTCACGTTATTTGAAAAACCAAAATCAATAAAAATGAAAGGGATTAATTTACTTGCTATATCAATCTTTTCTACTTTGTTTTTATCGTTTACCCCTGTCAGCAAAAAGTACATTGTCATAGATGCCGGCCATGGCGGAAGTGACAGAGGAGCCGTATATGGTAACTTTTCTGAAAAAGATATTTCACTGAGTATTGCCAAAGAAATACAGAAACTTAACGTCAGCGATACGTATGAGGTGATTTTGACCCGAGATTCCGACAGCTATCCAAGCCTTTCTGAGAGAACAAAGCAAATCAATACACTTAATCCCGAAATGGTTATTTCACTTCACATCAATTCTTCATCCATGGAAGAAACTCCCAAACACGGACTTGAAGTATTTGTTCAAAATGCAGAAGAATCAAAGAAACTGGCGGGAAAAATCTATAAAATTTAATGTCCGTAAAATTGAAGAAACCAATCTGCACATGCTTCGAGAAACTAAAGCGCCTGCGGTATTGGTAGAACTTGGATTTATTAATAACTCGGCAGACAGAGCTTACATGACGAGTGAAAAGGGACAAAAAGAAATCGCGCAAAAATTCGTTGAGATCATCAACGGAAATTAATAAAAAAAAACAATTTCTGATGTTATCAGAATAAAACCCGGTAAAGGACTTTATAATGTTGTTTACCGGGTTTGTCAATTTTATGAGGTAAAACTCTCTTTCCAGCTTTCTACCAGTTTCAGGAAACGAGAGGTTTCAAAAGTTTTATTTCTGATTTTACCTACAGAGAAGATCCCTTTCTCATCAGAAATCATTAAAATTTCTTCAGCTTTCTGAGATTCAAAAGCAATGATCTCATGCTCCTGAATGTCTGCCAGTTTATTTTTATGTAAGAAGGTAACAAAATTTTCCATTAAAGGAGAAATGTAAGCGCCTTCAGTCTGTTTAGGCACCTTAATGACATCCCCTTCTAAAAAGAGAAGATTCCCTGAAGTGGTGCGTGCAATTCTTTTGTTGGGATTTAAAAGAATAACATCATCCAAATCATTTTCCTGAGCATAGATTCCGCCATAAATATTTTCCGGGCAATGGACTCTGATATTGCTCAGCAGGTTATTGTTGACATTAATTTCTTTAATCAGATCCAGCTCCAGCGGTCTTTGATGTACATCCAGAAAGTCGTTCATTTGCTGTACTTCATAAAAGTAAGAAACTGAAGATTTTGATAATGTTGTTCCATCATTATTTCTGAAGACCTGAAAATTGATAATTCCATTCTGGATTCCGGCATCTTCTATTATTTCTTTTTGAAAAAGAGATTGGAAATACTCCAGGGTGTAGGTTAAGGGAATATTCATTCTCATCTTTCTCATGGAAGCCATCAGGAAGAAATAGCATTCTTCATCCATGACCAATTCACCGTTTCTCACAAAGAAAGAAACCTTCACAGCATCACCTAACATAAATGCTCTGTTCTTTACATGTAATGCTTCTGATGTAAAATATAGATTTTCCAATTTTTGATGTGATTTATTTACAAAAAAATAATGAACGATAAATCGTTCATCAGTTTTATCATTTTAATACAGCCCGACATTATGCTGCACCTAATTTTATTCTAAGGTTTTCAATAAGATTTTCCCAATACATTGCGTTTTCCTCTTCATCACCTTCTTCACAGAAATCTGTAATATTCAGTGCTAAATCTTCTGTAATATCATCTATTACGATAGTCATTTCAAAGAAATTCTTAGTTCCTTCGTCTTCTTCCCATCTGAAACGCACGAAACCTTCAGGCTTATATCTGATCAAAGTGGCCTTTTCTGCGGGTCCTCCGCCCCAGCTAAAAAAGAAGTCATCGCCTTTCTCTGTTACCTCATCCGCAAACCATTCAGACAATCCCTCTGCAGTTGCCAGATATTCGTATAAAATCTCTGATAAACAGTGCATTGGAAATTCGTAATGGACTTTATGTTTCGCCATATAATCTTTGTTTTATCGTCCCGCAATATATAAATTAATTTTTTTATTACACAAAAAAGGAATTACTTTTTTAAAGAATCTTCATGATATTTATCAGAGATTTTAAATCTGTATTATGTTAAATAAGAACAATTTAAACTATGATGTAAAGCATAAAAAAATCTCTCCGTTTTGGAGAGACATGATATTTAATTTTCATTCAGAATGTCTAGTATAATCTGACAACCTTCCCTGATTTCTTGAGTGGAGATTGTCAGTGGCGGGGAAATTCTCAGATATTCGTTTCTGTATAGCTGCCAGAACACAATAAGACCTTTCTCCATACATTTTTTGGCGACATCCAATGTATATTCCGGAGTCCCCAGATTGACAGCAAGCATGAGTCCCTTGCCATTAATATTTTTAATTTTAGGATGCACCAACAGTTCTCTGAATAATTTCTCTTTTTCTGAAACTTCTTTCATCAGACCACTTTCTAAAACTTCTTTTAACGTAGCATGACTGGCTGCTGCAATCAGAGGGTTTCCTCCAAAGGTGGTAATATGTCCGAGTTTGGGAGAATGGGATAATGTTTCCATGATCGCTTTAGAACTCATGAAGGCTCCTACAGGAACTCCTCCACCCATTCCTTTTCCCATAACAAGGATGTCGGGAACGATTCCGAAATGTTCGAAAGAAAATAGCTTTCCGGTTCTTCCGAATCCGGGTTGAATTTCATCAAGGATCAACAGTGCCCCAACTTCTTCACACCTTCTCTTCAGTTTGATCAGGTAATCATGATGGGGAACTAAAAAACCTGCTGCCCCTTGGATAGTTTCCAAAATGACACAAGCTGTTTTCTCGGTGATTTTATCGAAATCATTTTCATTATTAAACTCTATAAAAGATACCATTGGCAGCAGCGGGCGAAATTCTCTTTTATGGATTTCGTTTCCGGAAACACTTAAAGCCCCATGAGTATTTCCATGGTAAGAATCTTTAAAGGAGACAATTTCTTCTCTTCCGGTATATCGTTTTGCCAGTTTTAAGCTTCCATCAATTGCTTCAGCTCCGCTGTTGACCAGATAAGTAACTTCCAAAGGATCAGGAGTGGCTTCTGCGAGTAATTTACATAACGCGATGGGTTTATCCTGTGCATATTCACCATACACCATTACATGAAGGTATTTATCGGCTTGTTCTTTGATTGCATTGACTACTTTAGGATGTGAATGTCCTAAGGTATTGGCAGAAACACCTGCTACAAAATCCAGATATTTTCTACCATCGGTACCGTAGATATAACTTCCTTCCGCTTTTTCAACTTCAAAACCGGCGGCAAACTTTGTTGTTTGTGCCTGATATATAAAAAAATCTTTTTGCATTTCCATGATCACGAAAAATTTCAGCAAAGCTATAAAAGATTCATCAAACTCCGAAATTTTTAGTTACAATAAAAATCACTCTTACCATAGGGATAAGAGTGATTCGTTTAATAACAAACTTACTTTATAGCACCTTTTCTACAGTCATATAATTATCATTGGTAATCGTATAACCAATAGTTTCACTTACTCCGGAAACTGCATAAAAAAACCGCCTTTCCGGCGGTTTTTTATCTATATTATTTTCTGGTTCTTTTTGGTTTTTTGGCTTCCTCTTTAGCCTTTTCGTCATCTATCGCTTTCTGCGCCTTATCGAATAATTCGTTATCAGAGATATACTGTATTTCTTCATTGTTGGGACTGTCAACCAGAATATCCTGCCATTTCCTGATCCGATCTTTGGTATTCCAGTTAAAATCCGGAAACTTTCTTTTTGATGGTTCTATTTTACTCATCGGATAGGTATCTGAGTTGGCACCAATACTACAGGAGATAATCTGTAAGGCTTTTTCTTCAAATAGTGCTCCGATAATACCGCAGGTTGACAAGGTAATTCCAATTCTTTCCGGTTTTTTAGTCTCCTGATCCGTATCATCTACGTAAACGATAGATTGGGCATTGCCTATAACTTTTGCTTCTTTAATGTCATTCTTTT encodes the following:
- a CDS encoding aminotransferase class IV, whose translation is MLGDAVKVSFFVRNGELVMDEECYFFLMASMRKMRMNIPLTYTLEYFQSLFQKEIIEDAGIQNGIINFQVFRNNDGTTLSKSSVSYFYEVQQMNDFLDVHQRPLELDLIKEINVNNNLLSNIRVHCPENIYGGIYAQENDLDDVILLNPNKRIARTTSGNLLFLEGDVIKVPKQTEGAYISPLMENFVTFLHKNKLADIQEHEIIAFESQKAEEILMISDEKGIFSVGKIRNKTFETSRFLKLVESWKESFTS
- a CDS encoding SRPBCC domain-containing protein codes for the protein MAKHKVHYEFPMHCLSEILYEYLATAEGLSEWFADEVTEKGDDFFFSWGGGPAEKATLIRYKPEGFVRFRWEEDEGTKNFFEMTIVIDDITEDLALNITDFCEEGDEEENAMYWENLIENLRIKLGAA
- the pdxH gene encoding pyridoxamine 5'-phosphate oxidase translates to MENLHDKRKVYEKSQLIESEIKQNPIEQFRDWFLEASESAVISEANAMAVSTMEEDGCPRTRMVLLKAYTHEGFIFYTNYDSRKGKAIASNHKACLHFFWPNLERQIIIKANLEKVAENLSDGYFHSRPKGSQLGAVASPQSQVIPNKEFLEERLKDLEKKYENSEVPRPENWGGYIAKPYEIEFWQGRPNRLHDRIIYQLENLDWKISRLAP
- a CDS encoding aspartate aminotransferase family protein, whose product is MQKDFFIYQAQTTKFAAGFEVEKAEGSYIYGTDGRKYLDFVAGVSANTLGHSHPKVVNAIKEQADKYLHVMVYGEYAQDKPIALCKLLAEATPDPLEVTYLVNSGAEAIDGSLKLAKRYTGREEIVSFKDSYHGNTHGALSVSGNEIHKREFRPLLPMVSFIEFNNENDFDKITEKTACVILETIQGAAGFLVPHHDYLIKLKRRCEEVGALLILDEIQPGFGRTGKLFSFEHFGIVPDILVMGKGMGGGVPVGAFMSSKAIMETLSHSPKLGHITTFGGNPLIAAASHATLKEVLESGLMKEVSEKEKLFRELLVHPKIKNINGKGLMLAVNLGTPEYTLDVAKKCMEKGLIVFWQLYRNEYLRISPPLTISTQEIREGCQIILDILNEN